A genome region from Chengkuizengella sp. SCS-71B includes the following:
- a CDS encoding dienelactone hydrolase family protein, which translates to MFNRKLRRTKLIKVLPWLSLLILIYHGYVEGMRWQLNTIYILIILQLFLSVKFINQWIFEHIRLKKMISVLMILFFVISSLFTYAFPVYKMPVPDGKYEVGTVSFDLVDKNRQEIYSENKYTNRKIKIQMWYPAQDVQGYNLVPWLEKGALSVAEGVAKMMGFPDFVLSHTALVMSNSYENPPVLEEGDLWPVVILSHGWTGFSNIHADVAELLASQGYMAISIDHTYGSAVTVFNDGEVAYVNEGALPEREVTPNYLEYANTLVNTFAGDINLTLNQLEVINEGKVDEKFKGKLNLSNVGLIGHSTGGGASVVTALDDDRVKALIGMDAWVEPIQKSKLEAGLQIPSFFLRSHEWEEGLNNENLFFLLDENRAPTQLFQINNTGHQDFSMIYMYSPLSKYFQITGELDGREGAKMQHEFILNFFDLHLKNSANKTIEDVAKEYDVVNMIYSN; encoded by the coding sequence ATGTTTAATAGGAAACTTAGGAGGACTAAATTAATTAAGGTTTTACCTTGGTTATCTTTATTAATATTAATTTATCATGGTTATGTTGAGGGAATGCGCTGGCAATTGAACACTATATATATTTTAATAATTTTACAATTATTTTTAAGTGTTAAATTTATTAATCAATGGATTTTTGAACATATACGTTTAAAAAAGATGATCTCTGTTTTGATGATATTGTTTTTTGTAATATCCTCACTATTTACTTACGCATTCCCAGTGTATAAAATGCCAGTACCAGATGGGAAATATGAAGTTGGAACCGTATCATTTGATCTTGTAGATAAAAATAGACAAGAGATATATAGTGAAAATAAGTACACAAATAGAAAAATAAAAATACAGATGTGGTACCCTGCGCAAGACGTTCAAGGGTATAATTTAGTACCTTGGTTAGAAAAAGGTGCTCTTTCGGTTGCTGAAGGGGTAGCCAAAATGATGGGATTCCCAGATTTCGTTTTAAGTCACACTGCTTTAGTGATGTCAAATTCATATGAAAATCCACCAGTATTGGAGGAGGGGGATTTATGGCCAGTCGTAATTCTCTCTCACGGATGGACGGGATTTAGTAATATCCATGCAGATGTAGCTGAATTGTTAGCTAGTCAAGGTTATATGGCTATCTCAATCGATCATACTTATGGATCTGCTGTGACAGTTTTTAATGATGGAGAAGTTGCTTATGTGAATGAGGGTGCATTACCAGAAAGAGAAGTCACGCCTAATTATTTAGAGTATGCGAATACATTAGTAAATACATTTGCTGGGGATATAAACTTAACATTAAATCAATTAGAAGTAATCAACGAAGGTAAGGTAGATGAGAAATTCAAAGGGAAATTAAACCTTTCAAATGTTGGATTAATAGGTCATTCTACTGGTGGAGGAGCTTCAGTTGTCACTGCTTTGGATGATGATCGAGTGAAAGCATTAATCGGTATGGATGCTTGGGTAGAACCTATTCAAAAAAGCAAGTTGGAAGCTGGCTTACAAATTCCTTCCTTCTTTTTACGAAGTCATGAATGGGAGGAAGGATTAAATAATGAGAACTTATTCTTTTTGCTGGATGAAAACAGAGCACCAACACAACTGTTTCAAATTAATAATACAGGACATCAGGATTTTTCTATGATTTATATGTATTCTCCACTAAGTAAGTACTTTCAAATTACAGGTGAATTGGATGGAAGAGAAGGTGCTAAAATGCAGCATGAATTTATCTTGAACTTTTTTGATTTACACCTAAAAAATTCTGCTAATAAGACTATTGAAGACGTTGCAAAAGAATACGATGTAGTTAATATGATCTATAGTAATTAA
- a CDS encoding UDP-glucose/GDP-mannose dehydrogenase family protein, whose translation MEICVIGAGYVGLTSAVVFARLGHKVRCVDKDSEKIKRLQEGSITIFEPGLEKLLVSFNRNISFSENIEDAIGATEIILIAVGTPPLPDGEADLRYIQDVMHTIANSIFSHKTIITKSTVPIGTNDKLVEMLLELEVKRSRFHIVSNPEFLREGSAVNDMLHPDKIVVGLENHDQQSLVTMKQLYYGIDAPFVVTSLKGAEMIKYASNSFLATKISFMNEMARICDVFDVDIMDVAKGIGSDPRIGTEFLQAGIGYGGSCFPKDLQSLIHTSKKQELFPKLLMATEEVNRTQVDVYMNKLKSYIPNLSNKKITVLGLSFKPNTDDIRSSPAIRLIHKLVAHDAKVHVYDPKAKYDTTHVIQFHHVNDALNDADCIILATDWNEFLYLDWIDIKQRVNGNIVLDTRNFLNRKSIEKHGFTYVGIGR comes from the coding sequence ATGGAAATTTGTGTCATAGGAGCAGGATATGTTGGTTTAACATCAGCCGTAGTTTTTGCAAGGCTTGGTCATAAGGTTAGATGTGTAGATAAAGACAGTGAAAAAATAAAAAGGCTGCAAGAAGGTTCTATTACAATATTTGAACCAGGTTTAGAAAAATTACTCGTTAGTTTTAACAGAAACATCTCTTTTTCTGAAAATATTGAAGATGCAATTGGAGCAACAGAAATTATTCTTATCGCTGTAGGTACACCTCCGCTTCCAGATGGGGAAGCTGATTTACGATATATACAAGATGTCATGCACACAATAGCAAATTCAATTTTTTCTCATAAAACCATTATTACAAAAAGCACCGTTCCGATTGGAACTAATGATAAACTCGTGGAAATGTTACTTGAACTTGAAGTAAAACGAAGTCGATTTCATATTGTATCTAATCCAGAATTTCTCAGGGAAGGTTCTGCTGTGAATGATATGTTACATCCTGACAAAATAGTTGTTGGATTAGAAAATCATGATCAACAGTCTCTAGTAACGATGAAACAACTATACTACGGTATTGATGCCCCATTTGTCGTTACTAGTTTAAAGGGAGCTGAAATGATAAAATATGCATCCAATTCTTTTTTAGCAACTAAAATCTCTTTTATGAATGAAATGGCGAGAATATGTGATGTATTTGACGTAGATATAATGGATGTTGCTAAAGGAATTGGTAGCGATCCAAGAATAGGAACTGAATTTTTACAAGCTGGAATCGGCTATGGAGGGTCCTGCTTTCCTAAAGATCTTCAATCCTTAATTCATACATCAAAAAAGCAAGAGCTGTTTCCAAAACTTCTCATGGCTACGGAAGAAGTTAATCGAACCCAAGTAGATGTTTATATGAATAAATTAAAGTCTTATATTCCAAACTTATCAAACAAAAAAATCACCGTATTAGGTCTTTCCTTTAAACCAAACACAGATGATATTAGATCATCCCCAGCGATTAGATTGATTCATAAGCTAGTTGCACATGATGCTAAGGTGCACGTTTATGACCCAAAAGCAAAGTATGATACCACCCATGTCATTCAATTCCATCATGTAAATGATGCTTTGAATGATGCTGATTGTATCATTCTGGCTACAGACTGGAATGAGTTTTTATATTTAGATTGGATTGATATTAAACAGCGAGTGAATGGTAATATTGTACTGGATACTCGAAATTTTTTAAATAGAAAATCCATAGAAAAACACGGATTCACATACGTTGGCATAGGTCGTTAG